GATAAGTTGACTAGGTTAGACCTTTTTCAAGGGATCAAGATTTGTAGAAGTTCTCAAGCTATAATTCACCTACTTTTTGTTGATGCTTGTTTGCCCTTTTCTAAGGTAACTACGCACGACTTTTAAAACATTAAGGATGATCTCTATAAATTTGATCAGGAGATTAAATTTGATAAGTCTGGTATTTTTTTTAAGTAAATGCATACCCAATATCTTAACCAGTCAACTTTCCTCCATCCTGAACATCCATCCATATACCTATGTAAAAAATATATCTGGTACACCCATCAATTTTCGAAAATCCAAAATTCAAACTCATATAAGACACTTGAAATCTGTGGATGCTAGAATCTTCTACTAGTATCATAAACGGTCATCCAAAGATGCCCGTACTTCTTATTTAAACATGTTGTCCAGGTTATCCCCAATTATCAAATTACTACTTTTTCAGATCCCCAAAGCCATTTGTAAAAAGACATACTCCCACTTATGTAAGTTCTGACGAGGAGAAACTTTAGATCCTAAAAACAGGAAGTTGCACCTGCTCATCTGGGATGTTCTTTATTCCTCTCGTGGTTTGGGCTTCAGAAAAGCAAAGCAGAATAACCTTGCGTGCGATGCTATTAATGAATGCCTGGAAGCTTGTATtgagtcatacatttcttttaaGTACTACTACTAAGGTGATATACTTCTTTAACCCTGACTTCTTTAATGATAAGTGTTCTTCTACTTGTTCATGGACCTGGAGATATCTTTATACCGTTAAAGAACTCATCAAACCTTTTATCTCCTAAAATGTGGAAATAGTCAATCTATTGATCCATGGTGTCATGACTGGATCCTAAATTTAGAATTTGTTAAACCTAATCTCTTAGTCCCTCAGAGCCCTAGTCTGATAATCTCTTATTTTACTGATCAGAATACTAGATTCTTGAACTTGTCTTGATTGTATACACATTTTGATAATGCTTATGTCGACAAAATTTCCAATATTCCCTTAAACCAGTTGTGCACTCCTTATAGGAGGACTTGTGAGGTTTAAAAGGATGACATATTTAGTTCTAAATCTTCTTACTTGCATCTCAGAGGTCTTAGACCTTTCCCAAGTACCAATCTTTGGGAGTTCACATGAAAAATCAGAGTCTCACACCGTATTCAACTCTTTCTTTAGAAATAAACTAACAATGTTTTACCTGCTAGGATTGTGCTTCAAATCATAATGCTTATTGATTTGATGATTTGTCCCAGACATATTTCTTTTAATGAATCTGTTATGCATTCTTTGGTTTTGTGTCCTTTTGCATGTGTTGTTGGCATTCATCCCCTCTATGTTTCCTACCAATAGTTTCTCTAGTTCACCCTTTcttgtttggttgtttgattgacTTATTAATTTCATCTCCGTTTATTCTGATAAATCCAAATGTATCTATTATGTGGTCTATTTGGAATAGCATAAACAACCCGATATTTAGTACTGAAAAGAAAAATCCATGAGTTGTCATTATTAAAGCCAGAGCGATGATAGCCTCTTGTAGAGTTCCCAACATTATTCATAGACCCCTTATGAATGTCATTATCTAGTGCTACTAAATGGATGTCGATACCCTTAAATATTAAATGTAACAGTGATGAATCCTTTGATGATGTCTCTTTGGCTAATGGTCCAGGCTATGTGATGAaagactcaaaaaaaaaatttttttttgtgtgcCGCTATTATGTTTAAGTTATTCTCTCTATAAGAAGCAGAAACTAGAATCATTACGATTGTTCTACATAAGGCAGTGGAATTGCATCTCACGCATGTCATTGTGGAAAGTGATGCTAAAGATATGATTGACCAGTTTTCAGTAGGAGTTTACGAAGGCAATTAACAAACAAATGCTCtatttaaatatatatttttctttttagttccAGCCTTATaacttgtaatttttcttttcaaccAAGAACTTGTAACGACGTTGCTCATATCCTGGTAAATTGGGCCAACATAAACTATAGTTCTATAGTTTGGTCTATACCCCCTATATGTCTCTTGGAAATTAGACTCTTAGCTTTTCTAAAGGCCTATATGTCTCTTGGAAATTATCTTTTCTAGTTCTCTTGGAAATTAGACTCTTAGCTTGTCTATACCCCCATATGTCTCTTGGAAATCAGACTCTTAGCTTTTCTAAAGGCCTTTgactataaaataaataaatacatttaTTCTATAAACAACCTTGaagagtccaaatttgtgcacatgtctaaaccggggtgcacattccggCTCTCCTTATTGGATAATTTTTTTGCAATGAGAAGCGGTTTAGTTTTTACTTTAATAATAACCTCATATTTTTACTCCAAAAAAAAGGGTAAATTTTCTCTTAACACACTCTTTCCATTCTTGTTCTTTGAATGTCTTTAACATCCCAATATTTCATTTATCCTCTTCAGATAATTCTTTTGCGGCATCTTGAATAATTCTTAGCCATATCATCCTCAAAAATGTTGTATCAGATGAAGAGAACAGTGCGATCATGTGTTATTTTTCACGATACTTTTTCTTTATGTTTGATCATTGTTACTGATATGTTTTCATTGATAGAGAAATTTGTCACTGATGTTCTATTTAAACTTGGGTTTACACACGCTTGTTCGCCTGGATTGAAATAAAGTGTTTAATCATCTCTTGATTTTATGTTCATTAAACCAATTTGCAAGCTTAAGCATACTATTACCATAAAGTAATTTTTTGCTCACATGTTAAGGTGATTAATGGTCTCTTAAACATACACACTATAAGTTTGTAAGTCCATCGTATATACTTTGAATGATATTTGGTTAATTAGGAATCTGTAATACCTTTGTCTCTGCTGATAGTGCCATTTATATTGTAGTGCAGAGTGTCATTTTCATGTACTTATGGTTAAGTTAAGGGATCAAAAGTGATTCAGAACAAACAGTATAAGGTGGATGTTGAGGTTGAATTAAACACATAATTTGTAACTGCACTTGCCCTTGAACATCCGGTTCCCAGAAATATCAATGAAGAACAACAACTTTGATCATCATCAATTGTATTATGATTTTGTCTAATAGCATTTCGAATCACATTTTTTATGCTTTACAAGATATGAATCATCTTCATTCTAGattaaatatataaaattggaGACGACGAATTAAAGGACAACTGAGAGAGAAATAATACACCGTATATTTTATATGGAAACTTGTGTTCTAAATTGAAAATACTTTCGACTTTTTGACTTCTATTTGTAAGTAAAAACCAACACCGGTTTTCATTCCTAGAAAAATTCCAATAAGCAAAGCCAGAATGTGCATCCCGGTTTTAGGAGTGTACAAATTTGTACTCCAACCATGAAATATATTTTTTGGCATAGGAAATAGGTACTCCTACATACAGTGGTGAGGGTATTTTGGGCCGGGCTCAGCGTTATAAATTGACTCCTCCTTGTTTCCCTACAAAAACAAGCTCACTTAGTGGAGTGTGCGTCCTCTCACTCGCTTTCTTTCATTCGTCTGCTTTACTTTGAGAGTTAGGGTTTGGAGAAGAGATAGTTGAGGCACAATGGGAACCAACATTGAATTGGAAGAAGGATGGGCAATCATTCTGAATCAGATTAAAAGATGGTTAATATCATTGAAGGTCTTCCAGAATCGCCAATGGATGGTACGATTCACGCAACAATATACACTATGTGCACTGAGAGAGATCCATTCGACTATTCGAAAGACCTTTACGAGAGATACCAAGGCGTTTATAACGATTACTTGAGTTGTAGAGTTTTACCAGCTATCCAACAGAAGCAGGATGATGTATCTATGTTGCAAGAATTTGCTAAGAGGTGGGCTAATCACAAGGTTATGGTGAGTAAACTCTGTCGATTTTTTGATTATCTCGAACGTTATTACATTCCGAGGAGGCAACTTCCTTCATTGAAAGATATTGGTTTTAGTTGCTTTCGTGAAATTGTGTATGAGAAGATGAAAGTGAGAGTTAGAGATGCTGTTATTGTGATGATTAATCGAGAACGAGAAGGGAATGAAATTGATAGGGCTTTGGTCAAGAGTGTCCTAGAGGTGTTTGTTGAAATTGGGAATGAGAATGGTAAAGATAATTTGGATTATCATGTTAATGATTTCAAAACTGCGTTTTTAAGTGACTCGGCGAGTAGTATGCTTGGGAAGCTTCTAATGGGATTAAGGCTGTAGGATCTTGGATAGAAGATGCCGTGTGATGTACACTTGACGATTACAAATTAACACAGTGATCTCTGGAGGATGTATCGAGCTAACATTCAGAAGATGCAATGGTAAGTAACAATGATATATAGGGAGACATTTTAGACTAAATGGACCATGACTATAAACTACCGCTGTTTATTATCCATATTTAGTTAATGACTTATTGTTTTAACAGGGATCATTAGTTTTTGTGGTTAGAGTTTTATATGAATGTTGTTATGTTTGTTTTGGTTCATTTACTGTTATTAGTCATATGCATTACTTAATGTTGACTTACTTCAGTATTAATCGTGGTGAAAAATTGGAGCATAATGTCTTTGATTAGATGCTATAACCTCTGATATAGGAAACGGGAAACTCCTCCACCTTTCTTCTATGAATTGGGAGAACAATGGAGGCCTCATCACTAAGGGTGTTGTTCCTGAAATGTGCATGCTTTGGGTCGACttactttatttctttgttttggttGTTACTGCGTCTTGGTTGTTTTTGTGTGATTAGCATGTGTGCCTTACTCTGCAACAGGAAAACTTGATTAGTCATATGCATAACTTAATGTTGACTTACTTCAATGTGGTGGTGAAAAAGTGGAGCATAAGGTCTTTGATTAAATGCCTTATAAGTTATGACCTCTGATATAGGAAATGTGGACACTCCTCCTCCACCATTCCTCTATGAATTGGGAGCACAATTGAGGCTTCGCCACTTAGGTTGTTGTTCCCTGAGCCGGTAGTCTGATGTGCATGCTTTGGGTCAAAGAGTTACTTTATATATTTGTTTTGGTTGTCTGCCTTACTCCCCAACAGGAAATAGTGAATGGTTAGCCACTCAGTCAAATCACTGAGTAAATTGTCGATATAGAGAAATTTATTTGCTCCATTTCTAGGATTATGAACTTCAGATAGTACTAGTATGACTGTAGTAGAGAGAGATCTTCTAAGAGATTGAGTTGCGCTTATACATTTTTTATTGTTAATGCAAGTTTTTGTTCttgaaaacatgttattattGTTACGATTTTGAGTTTTTGACGACATTCCTGTTCAGTGAAATCATTAAGTAAACTGTCGATATAGAGAAATTGTTTTGCTACATTTCTAGGATTATGAACTTCAGACAGTACTAAAATAACTATTGTAGACAGAGATCTTCCAAGGGATTGACTTGCGCTTATAATTGATGGAGGGTTTGATTTTAGTTGATGACATTTAAGCTTAAAGTTAACCTAGGAGTCATTTATTTCTGTTTCACTCTACTTCGGTGTGAACCAAGCATATCAAATGACTCCAAACAGTAAGTGACTGAAAATCTAAGGTTGGGGTTGACTGGAAAACGCGGTTTATTCGGTGTGATTCATTAGATGATGAGCTTTGAAGGTTTAATCTAGTGCCATGAATGAGGCAATGCCTTGATCTCCATTTCTTCGATGAATACTGATGTATTCTATCTCGGTTCAAAAATAacgtctttctttttttttgtgatacCAGAAGAGTGAttctttcttttcaatttctTATGAATGAATGTGATACCAGAAGAGTGATTGTTTCTTTTCAATTTCTTATGAATGAGTGGGAGTTACAAATTTTAATTGTGAATTACATTTCTTgtacaattttttcttttttgctatcTGCCAAATAAGAACTGCATTTCCTTTTTGAGTGAAGAGGCATTTGTTCCATATGGCcccaggggcggagccagccaTGGTTGACAGTTGCCCGCCTGCTGAGCTGGCTCCGAAGCCTAAGAATTTTCACAACATAACAGGGCAACTGCTGGGCTGGCTCCCGCCCTGCTAAGTTGGCTCCCATGCCTAAGAAATTTAAAAGAATTTGGCTGCACCCCTGGCATGCGCAACCTTGATATTCATTTATACCATAACTCTActcgaaaagaaagaaagaaatccaCATAAGACTGGCCTCTAAATGGTTAAAATTCTTGTAGAGAATAGACACCTTTTCCTTTGGCAAATCGGTAAACTCGTTAAAAGAACTGGTCGTGGGTGTTAGAAACCCGGAttacaaatggggtagagccgTCTAATGTAGAAGGAAGAGAATCTCTCTATATTTATCTACTGCTAAAGCATGGTTAATAAGGAAGAGAATCTCTCTATATTTATCTACTGCTAAAGCATGGTTAATACAAGAGAGGGGAATAGTACCCCAATTAATATTATTAGAATATCAGTGACATTATTCGCGTTCTTGGAACAAAAATAAATCCTTGAAAATTGGAACGAAAGCTAATAGTCCGTCCTGCTTCCTTCAAAATTGTCCGACTCGTCCAAGAAATAAGAGTTTGAATCCCGTATAGATAGTCAAAAGTTTCTTGCAATCTCCTTTTATGCCGAAGTGGtgaggtatttttttttttgtagcccATTGTGTTGCTTGTAAGATTCTTTGTGCTTTTATTTCTTTTGGTTCAGCTACTGAGGATGGTCCTGTCCTTCCTGCACCATTTCTAAGAATTATAGCAAATCCAGATGGGTTATCAAATGATATCCAAGCTGCATGCACATTGATCTTTTGTTAGGTTTTTGGTGGTAGTTTCCATCCCTCTTTGAGGTGTTGTTCTGTTTTCTTTTGACTAatgtattaatttttttttgtttatgtcACCCTTATACCAGTATTGTATgtgtctctgaatttctaaggatgTTTGTGCGGATGTTCTTTGTTTTCCTTGCAAAACTCGATTATATCTTTCTGTCCAAATTTTTGCCATTATTATCTGTAAAGgtattgtgttgctaggctttTTTACCCAAGAATTACAAATGTCTAAATGGAATTATCAAATTGAAACTAAACTAGATTAGGAGCCAAAGTCCAAGCAGATATTGCATAATGACAATGAAAGAACAAGTGCTATATGGTCTCATTTGCCTCACAACCAAATGAGAGCATCTAGGGGAGGCACCCTTAATCATCTTACAAAGTTTAAAGTTCAAGACAACATTTCGAAGAcatttccagatgaagattttaattCTTTGCAAGACATCTAAATTCCGCAAAACTTTTCAAAATTTGTCCGACATATTTAGGAACGCGCAAtttggggatatcaaaactaattgggggatagaggaaaaggacaaaaactggatccaaatatcaaatcagggtcaccccttatctaattaattttttaattcctaatctagccctcactaataaggtttagtggttaataataattagtaaaatcttaagatttttgataaatgattagtgtgtatttttatctGAATTTTTGTGAGTgtggtgagagtagaaggagggaattttttttttgagagggaactttttttgtgaaaatggaagatgattgtgaggagagattTGCAGctactgaatctttagctcaactacaacaagaagcatatcttcaatcttcggttaatgataacaactcacaattggaattatatgaagaaccaacacccttggatcatgatttttgtgagcatgaagtgttttttgaagaaccaacccaagaaagtaaaccagttcaacatacaagcatccccaatacacaggtaatgctgctaagaggtcgaaaacttgattttttttttgaatccgccatttttttctctgaaaaagctctgtgccggcatagaaatagtatgaataccatgccagcactaaaactaccggcatggtattcatactatttctATGCCGGCTAACAATATCCCCAATTTTGAAACATTTaccggcgtggtcttcaaccaaaaatTTCATGCCAGCGCGCAattaactttttacctaccacagaATATTCTATGGAATATTCAGCTGACATGGTTCACACCTAACTTTACCATGCCGACACCTCAATAAAATCATCCAGAAGTTAAAGAATTTTGAACTTCAATGCCGGCGTGGTATATAAATTTTCGAGCACGCCGGTACTACATTCCGGCTTTGAACCTTATAAAAAGAGCATGCcggtaccacaagaaaaacatccaTAAGTTAGTGATTTTGGTAGTAATATACCGGTTTGGTTTTTAAATTATCGACCGTGCCGGATCTTGGTTCCGGCGTCGAGACTTGTGTAACGAGCATGCCGGCAACTCCTTTTCCGGCATTCATCTTCAAGAAAATACAATGTCGGTATTGTTTAAAGTTAGGTCCTCTTTTTCAAGTGCAGTTCCGGAATTCCGGAACATCATTCGAGAATGCCGGCACCGGTTTCCGGCTTTGGTTGTTTTAAGATTAATATGTCGAAGTTGTCGTCGAGCATGCCCGAACCAGTACCCGGCATAGTAATTTAATTAtatttggaactaattcaatttttttcgtccattccttagattgtgacatacattgatccaacaaattcctaaccgcttggtccggatacgtccgaatactataaaatacctccggtatgttaccaaacaatactttttcacctagtttttagaactttatgtggggattgcttgtaatgaaccttataatatcccattgttgtccttatgtagggaataaaatctccataGGAAGCAATTTCTTGGGCCAAAGAGACGAcgactcttaagaacatgtgtgtgttggtgaggaatacccaacgttcagataatcgttttgagatggtttgcgagagaagtgggcaatGCAAGAAGAAGGATAGATATAAgataaagggttatgtatatccaaagaagactaatagggtatacaagactagtacaaggaaggataatTTCCCCTTTAAGATTGTATTCCATTTAGGAGACAAATaaaaggaatgggattgtacggtgtggtttggccgtcataaccaccgggatccgaaagattttgttggtcactccctagttgcgaaactaaaacctcatgaattcgaggatgtaaagataatgaccaaagcatgtatcaaaccaagagtgattctcggatgcttcaaggaaaaggatgatacaaacgtttcttctctaagtacaatttatagcgcacaagcaaccattagaagggtggaatgggaagggaggaccgttatgcaagaatttgagaagatagtttgggatcataACTACACTCatatcattaaaagaggaccggacaacaagccccttcaaatattcattgcgcatcctttgctttcacaattggctcatacatgttgtggtgttcttatgatggattgtacctacaagacaaacaaatacaacatgccATTGTTCAACATCGTAGGGAAAACATCGGaaaaggtatcattcacattgtcttggtgtttaatggaaaatgagagggattacaattattattgggcattacgacaattgaaattattgttcccagaaaatcaatttccgagggtcatcataaccgatcaagatgaagCACTAATGAATGTTATATCCGACGTATTTctagatgcacaaaatttcctatgtacgtatcatataagtcaaaatgtgataaaacattgtcatgctttgtttgaaccctctaaggcggatattaagaagagaatgattgctCAACTAGAGGTagatgttcgcaagaagaaactatcacccgaagaagaagaagacgaaagaggaaagattaaagagcgagttgacaaagaacacgatgaaaatcataaaaagtggttggaatttctaaaggattggagaaagtttattggtctcttaccgaggatatatatgaaaagagattgaacatgtttatttccaaatataacgaagtgtatccaagtgtcgtctcatattgtcgggataaattgttggataatttcaaggaaaaatttgtgcgtgcatggacaaatcggtatagacactacgggaataaagcaactagtatagcggagtccgcttatgggagatttaaagatctcatccaatccggccaaggaaacgtggttactCACCGgggcaatggagcaatactttaaggcttatatcgataggatcaagaaggcttttgagaaaagctcaatggaaaggatgacatcacattttcgatatggtaatttgctccaaggaatataattcaacgtctcgcattgggcaataaaacatatgattaagGAAATGGAAAAGGAGATAAACTACGACAagccgggtgatgtgtgtatttgtcccgataTGTCTTCGTTGGGGcttccatgtcgtcatatgcttgtgaagtatgaagaagtgatacctattgaggttattgatccgttttggaagcaactatctttcgacccccCCCCCTACGGAAGCTCCCGGAAAATCACTATGGGATACAAACGAATCAAAGgaattctatgaagcttac
Above is a genomic segment from Papaver somniferum cultivar HN1 chromosome 10, ASM357369v1, whole genome shotgun sequence containing:
- the LOC113315894 gene encoding cullin-1-like — encoded protein: MVNIIEGLPESPMDGTIHATIYTMCTERDPFDYSKDLYERYQGVYNDYLSCRVLPAIQQKQDDVSMLQEFAKRWANHKVMVSKLCRFFDYLERYYIPRRQLPSLKDIGFSCFREIVYEKMKVRVRDAVIVMINREREGNEIDRALVKSVLEVFVEIGNENGKDNLDYHVNDFKTAFLSDSASSMLGKLLMGLRL